TTCACCATCCGGCGGGCCAGTTCCTTGACGACGTGCCCCCGGTGCCGTTGGTACATGGCGGAGAGTTCTACCAATGTGGTGCTATCGTCCCGTTTCTGGGCTTCGGCTGTGAGCTTACTGTTTGGAGCTTCCCCATACCGACCGCCATCCGCCGCTCCAAGATTTTAGGATGCATCTCTGTTTTTAGTGTCATCGCCCTTCTCCCTTGGCCTTCTTCGCGTCCTGGTCTGCCGTCGTTTCCCGCATGAGCCGGCCCGCGACGTTCGACGCCGCTTTAAGCGTTTCGTCCCGAAGGTGCGCGTATCGCGCCGTCATCATCGGGCTTTTATGCGTCAGGAGCCGCTGCAAGGTGTAGAGGTCCACTTCCCCGGAGGATGCGAGCATTGACGCGAAGGTATGCCGGAGTCCATGCATCGGCCGGAAGCTCGCGGGGAGTCCCGCCGCCGCCCGGATCGCCCGGAAGCTTTTTGCCGCGTCCGCCCGAGGTCTTTCCTCCTGGCCCTTTATTTTCCGGCCCGGAAATACATACGCCGAGCCGTCCCGCCGTGGTCGGTTTTTCAACAGTTCCCGCGCGTCATCGGGAAGCGGGATCGTTTGATCCGTCCCGCCCTTCGGTTCCCGCAAGGTGATAAAGCCCCGCTGAAAGTCTATGTCATCCCATTTCAGGCGGAGGATTTCCCCGCGCCGCGCGCCGGTGAACAATGCGAGGAGCATCATTTCCCGCGCGTCCTGGTCCAGCAGCGTTTTCTTTCCGGCCTTGTCGGTAACGGTTCCGTCGCGGAGGATGCCCAGGAGCCGCGCCATTTGCTCCGCGTTCAAGTCCTCCGTCCGGATGTTATTCACCTTCGGCAAGGTAACGCGGAAGGGGAGGGGAGCGCATAATTGCTTCTTCGCGGCGAAGTTCGAGAGACGCCGGAGAAGTTCGAGGATGTTCTTTACCGTCCCGCCCGCCTTCTTCTTCGAGAGGGTGAGCCGGAGCCGGTCCACGTCGAGGGGGGCTACCTCCCGCGGTTCCTTGTCGCCGAAGGCGGGGGAGAGGTACAGCTTGAAGTTCGTTTCGTCCGTTGCGGATCGTTTCATCCCCGGCCTTCCGGCCTTGTACTCCGTCCAGAGCTTCGAGAGGGTCCAGCGTTCCACCTCGGCCTGTTCCGATGCCGCCTTCGCCGCCCGCCGGTCCTCGTTCGGCAATTCCGTCCCGCGGCTTCGTGCTGTGCGTACCTGGTTCGCCTTCCCCGCGGTTGTGATCTTCTTTCCCGCCCGCTCGAAGTGCTGCCGCCCGTCGGGAGAGCGATACCGGACATAATAGATTTTTTCCTTTTTCCCGTCAGGGGTCCGCGACGCGGTTTCGAGGTACAGCACGGAGGGATAGGTCGTGCGGTGGAATTGCGCTTGCGGAATGTTCAACTTTCTCTTCGCCATCGTCTCTCACCTCCTCAACCCGAAAATCTCCTTTATCACACTCCTTATCACAGCATAGCGTGAAAAAGAGTGAAGTCAAGTGAAAACCATGAGGGCTTGAAAATAGGGCATTGGAGGGTTTTCGCTAAATATTAGTTGATTTTACAGGGGAAGCGGAAAGGGGTAAATTCACTCTCATAACCCGAAGGTCCCAGGTTCAAATCCTGGCCCCGCTACCAATTAAATCAAGGGGTTACGGGAAACCGTGACCCCTTTTCTTTTGTGCTTGTGACAAAATTGTGACCGGAATCTTTCGCGGTCAATACGCGGGAGATTTCGGCCGGATCGAAAGGTCCTCTATCCCCGGAAACCGGTTACTCAAAAAAGTCAGCGTGTGTCCCCGTCCGCTCGAAGATAACGACGCCGGGTTCGCGTTTGTAGACGAGCAGCCAGTCCGGTTCGACGTGGCACTCACGCCGCCCGGAGAATTCACCTTTCATTGCGTGGTCCCTGAGTCTTGGATCAAGCGGCACTTCCTGGACCAGCGCCCGCATAACTGCCTGAAGTTTTGAAACGTCTTTCCCTCGCCTCACGGCAAGCCTGAATTCCTTCTCAAAGCGTCCAGTGGTCCGGAAAGCGAGCATCAGGCGCCCATTTTCTTGAAGAAGTCGTCGAGACTCGGGTAATCATGCAGGTCTTCGCCCCGGTCGGTCTTCTCGAACGTCTGGCGCGTCACGGCGTTCGGAATCTCGACGGGGAAGGGGAGTGCCTTGCGAAGCCGGACCTGCGAGTAAAATAGATTGATCGCCTCGGAACTTGAGATTCCCAGTTTACGAAAAACCCGCTCTGCGTCCGCCTTGAGCCTCGGCTCCGTGCGTGCTCTGATCGTCGCCGTTTTCATGCCTTCACCTCCCCACGCGTCTTGATTGAAAGTGTACCCCGTCCGGGGAACAAGTTCAATACATTCCGCCCTCGGCCTCGGGGGTTTTTGTCGGCTCACCGGAAGACTTGGCGTCAAGACATCAAATCGTTATTGTAGAGGTATGAAAACCGACAAAAAGCCGGCGGGATTCCAGTTCCGCATCGAATTAAGGGAGATATTGCCGCCGATCTGGCGGCGCTTCCTGGTCCCCGGCGCGATCGCCCTCCCAGGTCTCCATCGAGTGATCCAGGAAGTCATGGGGTGGGAAAACTATCATCTCCACATCTTCCGGTTCGGAGAGAAGGAGTACGGGGTTCCCGATCCCGATTACCCCACGGAGATGCGCAACGAAAAAGGGAGGGGCAAAGGAACTTGGTGTTTCTCCGGGCGGAGACATCATGATCCACGGTATCAAGAACGGTTTCTCGTGAGTAGGTGATGCTCACACAGAGGTCGACTGGACGAAAGGGTGTGTTGCCGTAACAGACGAAGGAATAGAGGAAATCAGCAAGTTGGCGCCCGTTCACTCCAAGAGCGGACCTTCGCCGTGTGCAAGAAGAGTTGCTTTTCTTGACAACATGTGTAGGATTTTGTGTAGAACGTATTGGGAGGGCGAACCATGCCGACGAATCTTCATATCGATACGGATTTGCTGGAGCAGGCACAACGATTAGGGCATCACCGTACGAAACGCGAGACGGTGGATGAAGCGTTGCGCGAGTACATCCAGTATCTGAAAAGGGTGCAGGCGGTCGCGGCATTCGGGACGATCGATTTTGACCCCGATTATGACTATAAAAAGATGCGGAACGCCCGTTGATTGTTGTCGACACCTCGGTTTGGTCTCTGGCGTTCCGCCGGCGCAGCTGGCCCAAGGGGGATATGCCCAATGTCGTAAATCTACTTCAGAAGTTCACTCGAGAAAAGCAGCGGGTGGTAGTGCCTGGCGTCGTTCTTCAGGAGATATTGTCGGGAGTAAAAGATCCGGCACAAGGGGAACGAATCAAGGAATTGATGGAGGGATATCCTCTGATCCTGGCAACCAAAGAGCAACATGTCGAGGCCGCAAATATATCCAATGGTTGCAGAAAGGCGGGGGTGTCCGCCGCAACGGTTGATTGCCTGATTGCTGCTCAATGCATATTGCTGAATGGGGCGCTTCTAACCCTGGATGACGATTTCAAACGAATCTCCGAATGTTGCGGAGTACGGATCTATCCGATCCCATTCGATTAGTTCGGGGCGTACTTCGGGCACACTTTGGGCACAGCCGAAGTCTACCGTTGAAGAAGATATCCAACTCCCGCGCGAAAAGGGGATCATGGGTACGTTAATGGGATCAACATTGGCTATCTTTGGTTGCGACGCGTGATGAAGGACCAGATAAGGTCGCCGGCGGGGTTAGACGTCGGGACTGCACTCCCCATAAGACGAACTTGCGCATCGGGAGGGGCCGCAAAGGGTTTTAACCTGTTACGCGCAATCGTGCATCGCAAATGCGCGATTGCAATATTGATGGATCGGAAGTGTGTTACCCTGCGATCCAGGGGCGAGAAGCTCACCCATTTCCATTAAAATCCGCGTTATGCCAGTTAGGGAACGCCTGCAGGGTCTCACTGAGACAGCCGGGATGCCGATGAGAAAGGTGCTTGCTGAACCCATGTGCCGAATCCGTGATCTATCACTCTTCTGCAACTGGCTTCGTTTGGCTGCTCTCTGTATATTCATCTTCTCTCTCTCCGGCTGTGCTTCAATGAAAAGTGTTCAGACAGCGCCGCCTTTTCCAGGCCATCGCGAAAAGGAGATCGAGCGAAACAGGTTCCCGGTTGCACAAGGAGAAGACGTCATCGGCAGGCTGGCGATCATCCGGCTCGAAACGGGGGATACGCTCCCGGATATTGCCCGGCACTTCAGTCTGGGGGTCAATGCAATCAGTGCGGCGAATCCTGGGGTGGATGTATGGGTTCCTGGGGCCGGAGAGCGTATCCTGTTGCCTCTGAGTTTTATCCTGCCGGACACTCCCAGGAAAGGGATTGTGGTCAACCTGGCCACCATGAGGCTCTTTCAGTATAAAGAGGATGGGACGTCCCTGTTGGTGACGACCTACCCGATCGGTATCGGCACCGACGAGCGGCCTACCCCCACAGGCCGGATGCGTGTGGCGCGCAAGGCAGCCCGGCCTACCTGGCATGTTCCCGCTTCGATTGCCGCGGACCATCGCAAGAAAGGGGATATCCTCCCCAAAGCCGTCCCGCCGGGGCCCGATAATCCCTTGGGAGAATACGCGCTCTACTTGAGCAAATCGGGTTATTTGATCCATGGCACCAATAAACCGGCCAGCATCGGCCTTACCGCAACCAATGGCTGCCTGAGACTCTATCCGGAAAACGTGAAGTTGCTCTTCGATGACACTCCGGTGAAAACGCCTGTACTCATTGTCAGCCAGCCTTATCTCATGGGGCAACGTAATGGCGTACTGTACCTGGAAGCGCATGCGCCTCCGGAAGCGTCGGGTGCTCTTGAGTCGGAGAAACTCCATAAAAAATTGAGAACCATTGAAAAGAAAGCCCGGCGCACGCTCGACTGGAAAAAGGTCAAGGAAGTACAGGCTGAGGCCCGTGGGATTCCGGTTCCCATCTTCGAGTTGAGCCAGGGCAGTCAAAAAAAGGTCGCGAAGCCTGTAGAAATCGAGCACCCGGAGAGATTGTACGGAAAACCGGAAATACCGGCACTGAATTTGCGGGCATGGTATGTATTGGCTGCCGATGTGCCTGACAAGATGGAAGCTCAGAGGATTGCCGCCATCATCAATCACCAGGGGCCGCAAATCCCGGCACGGGTGTTCCAAAAGAGCGCCAGCTACCGTGTTATCGCCGGCCCGTTCGATGACGGCAGTGAAGCAAAAAAGGCAGCGAAACGCCTGAAAATAGATCTGGAAATAGACGGAATTGTAATTGAACCTGTCAAAAATGGATAACCGCCCTATCTTTTTCTTATCCGGGTGAGATATTGTGAACGGACGGGATCCATGTTCCCGGCAAAGAAAACGGAAAAGAAAGGAGGTGAAGAGAGATGAAGAAAAGACTGTTCCTGATCACGATGATGCTTGTTCTCCCGACTCTGATGATCAGTTGCGCAACAACCGGTGAGCTCGAGAAAGTGCAGGCGGAGCAGAAAATGATTGATGCGAAGGCGGACCAGGCATTGAAGGATGCGCAAGCCGCCAAGACTGCAGCGGATGCGGCCAAGGTAAAGGCGGACGAAACATCGGTCCGCGCCGACAGTGCCATAAAGGCGGCGGAGGAAAGGGAAAAGGCGGCGGCGGAAAAGGAAAAGATCGCCGATGAAAAAGCGAAAAAGGCGGAAGCCGCTTTCGAGAAGTCGATGAAGAAGTAAGTCACTTGTACGGCTGTTGTCAACGTTCCCTTCAAAGCTCCGGACAAAAAGGTGGCAGGGGCTTACACCCCTGCCATTTCTTTATATATCATATGAGTCTGTCCCGATGACTCTGCCAAGGGGTTGGGAAAATGAGGAGGCTGAGAAGCTTCGGACCGTTCAAGTTCTGTATCTGCCTCATGGTGGCATCGATGCTCCTATCCGGCTGCAGTCACTTCAACGACGGGCGGCAGGCCAAAACGACCTTCGCAGAGGCGAATGATCTGTTTCATCAGGGAAGCTACACGGCCTCTCTGGAAAAGTATTCGGGAATGATCGATAAATATCCCGCGACGGCAGACAGGGCTCTGTTCGAGATGGGCATTATTTACGCCCATCCGAAGAACGAGCAAAAAGATTATCGGAAATCGCTGGAATGTTTTCAGAAACTCATCAAGGATTACCCGGAGAGCGTGTACCGGCAGAACAGCGAGATGATGATGTTTACTATCAGGAATGTCGCTCTCAAGGATCAGACGATCGCTGCGCAGCAGATGCAGATCGAAACGCTCCGGCACGAGGTCCAAGGCAAGGAGAATGAGATCGTCACGCTGCAAAAAACGATGGAAGCATTCGAAAAAAAGATGGAAGCACTCGAAAAAAAGTTTTTTGACTATGCGATTCGGAAGGGATCGGTAGACAGGATACTGATAGAAAAAAGTACACGCCGATTGATGTTGATCTCACGGGGCGAAGTGCTGAAATCCTACAAAATCGCACTGGGGGGGAACCCAATCGGTCCAAAGGAACGGCAAGGTGATAACAAGACCCCTGAGGGGACTTATGTCATCGATGGAAGAAACACAGACAGCCGGTTTCACCTCTCTCTGCATATTTCCTATCCAAACGAGAGAGACAATCATCGCGCAAAAGAACTCGGTGTTTCTCCGGGCGGAGACATCATGA
This is a stretch of genomic DNA from Deltaproteobacteria bacterium CG2_30_66_27. It encodes these proteins:
- a CDS encoding damage-inducible protein; its protein translation is MLAFRTTGRFEKEFRLAVRRGKDVSKLQAVMRALVQEVPLDPRLRDHAMKGEFSGRRECHVEPDWLLVYKREPGVVIFERTGTHADFFE
- a CDS encoding DUF2191 domain-containing protein; its protein translation is MPTNLHIDTDLLEQAQRLGHHRTKRETVDEALREYIQYLKRVQAVAAFGTIDFDPDYDYKKMRNAR
- a CDS encoding peptidase; its protein translation is MCRIRDLSLFCNWLRLAALCIFIFSLSGCASMKSVQTAPPFPGHREKEIERNRFPVAQGEDVIGRLAIIRLETGDTLPDIARHFSLGVNAISAANPGVDVWVPGAGERILLPLSFILPDTPRKGIVVNLATMRLFQYKEDGTSLLVTTYPIGIGTDERPTPTGRMRVARKAARPTWHVPASIAADHRKKGDILPKAVPPGPDNPLGEYALYLSKSGYLIHGTNKPASIGLTATNGCLRLYPENVKLLFDDTPVKTPVLIVSQPYLMGQRNGVLYLEAHAPPEASGALESEKLHKKLRTIEKKARRTLDWKKVKEVQAEARGIPVPIFELSQGSQKKVAKPVEIEHPERLYGKPEIPALNLRAWYVLAADVPDKMEAQRIAAIINHQGPQIPARVFQKSASYRVIAGPFDDGSEAKKAAKRLKIDLEIDGIVIEPVKNG
- a CDS encoding peptidase; its protein translation is MRRLRSFGPFKFCICLMVASMLLSGCSHFNDGRQAKTTFAEANDLFHQGSYTASLEKYSGMIDKYPATADRALFEMGIIYAHPKNEQKDYRKSLECFQKLIKDYPESVYRQNSEMMMFTIRNVALKDQTIAAQQMQIETLRHEVQGKENEIVTLQKTMEAFEKKMEALEKKFFDYAIRKGSVDRILIEKSTRRLMLISRGEVLKSYKIALGGNPIGPKERQGDNKTPEGTYVIDGRNTDSRFHLSLHISYPNERDNHRAKELGVSPGGDIMIHGIKNGFSWVGDTHTEVDWTKGCVAVTDEGIEEISKVAPNGTIVEIRP